The Litchfieldia alkalitelluris genome has a window encoding:
- a CDS encoding carbohydrate ABC transporter permease, translating to MKEVGVKWYSPGKIITYLLLIIITFLSIFPFYWMFVIGSHHTSAVNKFPPAMLPGANFFENAGKVFDNIQFFQAIINSVIASTAITAAVLFFCSLSGFAFAKLNFKWKNGLFVFIIATMMVPSQLGLIPSYMIISKLGWINSLNAIIVPAMVNAFGVFWMRQYIMATIPNELMDAGRIDGCSNFRLYWSVVLPSVRPAMATLGLITFMNVWNDFLWPLVVLKDRSVHTIQIALRTLNGAYYQDFAMILAGTFMATVPILIVFLMFSKQFISGLTEGSVKN from the coding sequence ATGAAGGAAGTAGGAGTAAAATGGTATAGTCCAGGAAAGATTATCACTTATTTATTATTAATTATTATTACATTTTTATCTATTTTCCCATTTTATTGGATGTTTGTAATTGGTTCTCATCACACTTCAGCAGTAAATAAGTTCCCACCGGCGATGCTACCTGGTGCAAACTTTTTCGAAAATGCCGGCAAGGTCTTTGATAATATCCAATTTTTCCAAGCAATTATAAACTCTGTAATTGCCTCAACTGCGATTACAGCAGCCGTTTTATTCTTTTGCTCATTATCAGGATTTGCTTTTGCCAAATTAAACTTCAAGTGGAAGAATGGTTTATTTGTCTTTATTATTGCGACAATGATGGTTCCTTCTCAATTGGGGCTTATTCCATCTTATATGATTATAAGTAAACTAGGGTGGATTAATAGTTTAAATGCCATTATTGTGCCGGCAATGGTAAACGCTTTCGGAGTGTTCTGGATGAGACAATATATCATGGCAACCATTCCTAATGAACTGATGGATGCAGGTCGGATCGATGGATGCTCAAATTTCCGGTTATATTGGAGTGTTGTCCTACCATCCGTTCGTCCAGCGATGGCAACACTAGGATTAATCACATTTATGAACGTTTGGAATGATTTTTTGTGGCCTTTAGTTGTATTAAAAGACCGAAGTGTTCACACCATTCAAATTGCACTTCGTACACTTAATGGCGCCTATTACCAAGATTTTGCAATGATCTTAGCAGGTACCTTTATGGCAACCGTTCCGATTTTAATCGTCTTTTTAATGTTTAGTAAGCAGTTTATTTCGGGGTTAACTGAAGGGTCTGTGAAAAATTAG
- a CDS encoding Gfo/Idh/MocA family protein has translation MKKVKVGIIGCGNISAIYLQAPKTLEILDVIAVADIDVERAKSKAEEYGISKAYTVEELLADPEVEIVINLTIPGAHFEVCMKALEAGKHVYVEKPLSIELEDGKKLLQVAVEKGLRVGCAPDTFLGGGLQTCRKLVDDGWIGEPIAATAFMMGNGPEGWHPDPEFFYKKGGGPMLDIGPYYLTALINLIGPIKRITGSARASFPERTILSQPKYKQKITVDVPTHTTGIIDFEGGAIATLITSFDIFGGSKLPRIELYGTEGTLVVPDPNEFGGPIFIKRRGEKEWSQVPLSHGFTENSRGIGVADMAFAIVNNRPHRASGELANHVLEAMHAFHLASETGQHYEMTTSCERPAPFPVGLTKETLELINR, from the coding sequence TTGAAAAAAGTAAAAGTAGGTATCATAGGCTGCGGGAACATAAGTGCAATCTACTTACAAGCCCCAAAAACACTTGAAATATTAGACGTTATAGCCGTTGCCGACATCGATGTGGAACGGGCAAAATCCAAAGCAGAAGAATACGGCATCAGCAAGGCTTATACAGTGGAAGAGCTCCTAGCAGATCCAGAAGTTGAAATTGTCATCAATCTAACGATACCAGGTGCTCATTTTGAAGTATGTATGAAAGCTCTTGAAGCTGGAAAGCATGTATATGTTGAAAAACCACTCTCGATCGAGCTTGAAGATGGTAAAAAACTATTGCAAGTAGCTGTGGAAAAAGGTCTTCGAGTAGGGTGTGCTCCAGATACCTTTTTAGGTGGTGGCCTACAAACATGCAGAAAGCTAGTGGATGATGGTTGGATTGGTGAGCCAATTGCAGCAACTGCTTTTATGATGGGAAATGGACCAGAGGGGTGGCATCCGGATCCAGAGTTTTTTTATAAAAAAGGCGGAGGACCGATGCTTGATATCGGACCTTATTATCTAACAGCACTCATCAATCTTATCGGACCTATTAAGCGAATCACTGGTTCAGCGCGGGCATCATTCCCAGAGCGGACGATATTAAGTCAGCCAAAATATAAGCAGAAAATTACTGTTGATGTACCAACACATACAACCGGAATCATCGATTTTGAAGGTGGTGCGATTGCCACTTTGATTACAAGCTTTGATATTTTTGGAGGGTCTAAGCTTCCGCGCATTGAGTTATATGGGACAGAGGGAACATTAGTGGTCCCTGATCCAAATGAGTTTGGCGGCCCTATTTTTATAAAACGTCGTGGAGAGAAGGAGTGGTCTCAAGTTCCACTTTCACATGGCTTTACAGAAAATAGCCGTGGGATCGGTGTGGCAGATATGGCGTTTGCGATCGTAAATAATCGACCACATCGTGCTAGTGGAGAACTAGCCAATCACGTGTTAGAAGCGATGCACGCGTTTCATCTTGCATCTGAAACTGGACAGCACTATGAGATGACAACAAGCTGTGAACGCCCTGCACCTTTTCCGGTAGGCTTAACAAAAGAAACGCTTGAATTAATTAATCGTTAA
- a CDS encoding Gfo/Idh/MocA family protein, giving the protein MNEKKQIRVGMIGYKFMGKAHSLAYRNLPFYFDTDAIPITQAISGRNEENVKQAAEKMGWASYETDWRRLIERDDIDLIDIVAPNDSHAEMVIAAAEAGKHIICEKPLAMTVEQAERMLEAVEKNKVVHMICHNYRFAPAVQFAKKLIKEGRLGKIRHIRATYLQDWIMDPNFPLTWRLRKDVTGTGTLGDIAAHSIDLARFLVGEFTEVVGMMETFIKERPIGEMTGGLSGKVEGGEMGEVDVDDAAAFMARFENGALGVFEATRLAGGNRNGNRFEINGELGSIRWDMENMNNLQVYFDQDEHGLQGFRTINCTEEYHPFAGAYWPAGHIIGYEHTFINLFTELMNGIATGKSPEPNFVDGLKNQKVLHAIEESAKKKSWVEIERS; this is encoded by the coding sequence ATGAACGAAAAGAAACAAATACGTGTAGGAATGATAGGTTACAAGTTCATGGGGAAAGCCCATAGTCTTGCTTATCGAAATCTACCTTTTTATTTTGACACAGATGCAATTCCCATCACGCAGGCTATTTCCGGGCGCAATGAAGAGAATGTCAAACAAGCAGCCGAAAAGATGGGATGGGCCTCATATGAAACAGATTGGCGTCGATTAATTGAACGTGATGACATTGATTTGATTGATATCGTGGCTCCAAACGACTCACATGCAGAAATGGTGATTGCTGCTGCTGAAGCTGGAAAGCATATCATTTGTGAAAAACCACTTGCGATGACCGTTGAACAAGCAGAACGAATGCTTGAAGCGGTTGAGAAAAATAAAGTCGTACATATGATTTGTCATAACTATCGATTTGCTCCAGCTGTACAGTTTGCAAAAAAGCTGATTAAGGAAGGAAGATTAGGAAAAATACGCCATATCCGTGCAACCTATCTACAGGATTGGATTATGGACCCGAATTTCCCACTCACATGGAGGCTACGTAAAGATGTGACTGGAACAGGGACGTTGGGGGATATCGCTGCCCATAGTATCGATTTAGCTAGATTCCTAGTAGGTGAGTTTACAGAGGTTGTCGGAATGATGGAAACCTTCATTAAGGAGCGTCCTATCGGAGAGATGACTGGGGGCTTAAGTGGAAAGGTAGAAGGTGGGGAAATGGGAGAAGTCGATGTAGACGATGCTGCTGCTTTTATGGCTCGATTTGAAAACGGTGCTCTTGGAGTGTTTGAAGCAACTAGACTTGCTGGGGGAAATCGAAATGGCAACCGCTTTGAAATTAACGGAGAGTTAGGCTCGATTCGCTGGGACATGGAAAATATGAATAACCTACAAGTGTACTTTGATCAGGATGAACATGGTCTGCAAGGCTTTCGAACAATTAATTGTACAGAAGAATACCATCCTTTCGCAGGTGCCTATTGGCCAGCAGGTCATATAATCGGCTATGAACACACTTTTATTAATCTATTCACCGAGTTAATGAATGGGATAGCAACAGGTAAAAGCCCCGAACCTAATTTCGTGGACGGCCTAAAGAACCAAAAAGTATTACATGCAATAGAAGAGTCGGCTAAAAAGAAATCATGGGTAGAAATAGAACGAAGCTAA
- a CDS encoding ABC transporter substrate-binding protein, translated as MLRKFGIQKILLVFVSVMLFIGVVGCSKDTSTDSNGKTKLTIWLWPGMGIEDQIKQYAEENGIEVDIQLSEFADVHNNLTTALAAGSGAPDISAVEVKGIDKMKGNPEHFHNLLDLGADDVKGDYLDWKWRQALTADGKHLLGLPTDIGPQAMAYRLDIFEQAGLPTDREEVANLIKTWDDFIRVGEEIKAKTGKAMIDSPNGAYSVMEGQGSEKYFDKDGNVIVQDNPQIKKAYDFAVQLIEKDLTSGFEQWSAEWGTGMTNGDFATLLAPAWMMTFMKENAPDAAGIWDITLLPEGSGNWGGSFLTIPKESKNAEEAYKLIKWLLSPEQQLATFKTAGNFPSTPGIYDSEEIQSFTSDYFNNAPVGKIYAEAAKQVKPIIEGPESIQIEGYIGDAITRVKDGQAEPQASWDQAMEQIERELSR; from the coding sequence ATGTTAAGGAAGTTTGGAATTCAAAAGATCTTACTAGTTTTTGTGAGTGTTATGCTTTTTATTGGTGTAGTTGGTTGTAGTAAAGATACGTCTACTGATTCAAATGGAAAAACAAAGTTAACCATTTGGTTGTGGCCTGGAATGGGAATTGAAGACCAAATTAAACAATATGCCGAAGAAAACGGAATTGAAGTAGACATTCAACTTTCTGAGTTTGCCGATGTCCATAACAACTTAACAACTGCGCTAGCAGCTGGCAGTGGTGCTCCAGATATCTCAGCTGTCGAAGTAAAGGGTATTGATAAGATGAAAGGAAATCCTGAACATTTTCATAACCTCCTTGATTTAGGGGCAGATGACGTAAAAGGAGATTATTTAGATTGGAAATGGCGGCAAGCGCTTACAGCTGATGGTAAACACCTACTAGGCTTACCAACAGATATCGGTCCACAAGCAATGGCATACCGTTTAGACATATTTGAACAAGCTGGTTTACCTACTGACCGTGAAGAAGTGGCAAACCTAATTAAAACATGGGATGACTTCATTCGTGTAGGGGAAGAAATTAAAGCGAAAACAGGTAAGGCAATGATCGACTCTCCAAATGGTGCTTACTCAGTAATGGAAGGTCAAGGAAGTGAAAAATATTTTGATAAAGATGGCAATGTGATTGTGCAAGATAATCCACAAATCAAAAAAGCATATGATTTTGCCGTACAGTTAATTGAAAAAGATCTTACTTCAGGTTTCGAACAATGGTCAGCTGAATGGGGTACAGGGATGACAAATGGCGATTTTGCTACATTACTTGCTCCAGCTTGGATGATGACATTTATGAAGGAAAATGCTCCCGATGCAGCTGGTATATGGGATATTACATTATTACCAGAAGGTTCAGGTAACTGGGGTGGTTCATTCTTAACGATTCCGAAAGAATCAAAGAATGCTGAAGAAGCTTACAAATTAATCAAATGGTTACTATCTCCAGAACAACAATTAGCTACATTCAAGACGGCAGGGAATTTCCCATCAACACCAGGAATCTATGATTCTGAAGAAATTCAAAGCTTTACAAGTGATTATTTCAACAATGCTCCTGTAGGTAAAATTTATGCAGAAGCTGCTAAACAGGTAAAACCAATTATCGAAGGTCCTGAATCAATTCAAATTGAAGGATATATCGGTGACGCAATTACACGTGTGAAGGACGGTCAAGCTGAGCCACAAGCAAGCTGGGATCAAGCAATGGAACAAATTGAGCGTGAGTTAAGCCGATAA
- a CDS encoding ABC transporter ATP-binding protein: MNSFIDVKGVQRDFGQGNQTISVLKGINLSIDQHQMIALKGRSGSGKTTLLNLIGGLDQPTKGEIYVDGQQINTLSDRECSEYRRTNIGFIFQSHGLVPLMTVEENVEFSLRVAEIPREEWKTRVEEALELVGLTKRMKHLPLEISGGEQQRVAIARAIAVCPVLILADEPTAELDSKRSYQLINVLQELVQEKKTTIIMTTHDPAILEMLDHVYQLEDGRIEAV, encoded by the coding sequence ATGAATTCGTTTATTGATGTAAAAGGGGTTCAGCGAGATTTTGGTCAGGGAAATCAAACAATCTCTGTTCTTAAGGGGATAAATCTTTCGATTGATCAGCATCAAATGATTGCCTTAAAAGGAAGGTCTGGCTCTGGAAAAACCACACTTTTGAATTTAATAGGGGGCTTGGATCAACCAACAAAGGGAGAAATCTATGTTGATGGTCAACAAATTAATACCTTAAGTGATCGGGAATGTTCCGAATATAGAAGAACGAATATCGGCTTTATTTTTCAATCACATGGACTGGTTCCTCTAATGACAGTTGAGGAGAATGTGGAATTTAGTCTTCGAGTAGCTGAAATACCTAGAGAAGAATGGAAGACTCGTGTGGAAGAAGCGTTAGAGCTTGTTGGATTAACGAAAAGAATGAAGCATCTGCCACTAGAAATATCCGGTGGTGAACAACAAAGGGTAGCGATTGCACGTGCAATCGCAGTCTGTCCCGTTCTCATTTTAGCCGATGAACCTACTGCTGAATTAGACAGTAAACGGTCATATCAATTAATTAATGTATTACAAGAGCTTGTACAGGAGAAAAAAACGACGATTATCATGACCACCCACGATCCAGCGATTCTAGAAATGCTTGACCATGTCTATCAATTGGAGGATGGAAGAATTGAAGCTGTATAG
- a CDS encoding sugar phosphate isomerase/epimerase family protein produces the protein MAKIGLQLYSVRDSAAEDFLGTVSQVAEMGYDGIQFAGFFDTPSHELKRVLDEKGIVPAGGHLGLDVLKGEFLEKTLQYNKEIGNDLIICPYLPEELRRTEEDYKKIAQELNEIGLKCKEHGFRFAYHNHDFEFQTLGKQTGFELLFQQTDPELVKMELDCYWATFAGLDPRKIIESYGDRVVSLHIKDMKVVNGKKRSIEIGSGELDIDGLLQVGNDIGVEWYIIEQEQFDGDPMESSAINIKNLHSLVKQ, from the coding sequence ATGGCGAAAATAGGTTTACAACTCTACTCCGTTCGGGACAGTGCAGCAGAGGACTTTTTAGGAACAGTAAGTCAGGTAGCAGAAATGGGGTATGATGGAATTCAATTTGCTGGATTTTTTGATACACCTTCTCATGAACTTAAGAGAGTACTAGATGAAAAAGGAATCGTCCCTGCAGGTGGTCACTTGGGGCTAGATGTTTTAAAAGGAGAATTCTTAGAAAAAACACTTCAATATAATAAAGAGATTGGAAACGATTTAATTATATGTCCGTATTTACCTGAAGAGCTTAGGAGGACAGAAGAGGATTATAAAAAAATTGCCCAGGAATTAAATGAAATTGGCTTAAAGTGTAAGGAACATGGCTTTCGTTTTGCTTATCATAATCATGATTTTGAGTTTCAAACGCTGGGAAAACAGACAGGATTTGAACTTTTATTCCAACAAACGGATCCTGAGTTAGTAAAAATGGAACTGGATTGCTATTGGGCCACTTTTGCAGGACTTGATCCGCGCAAAATTATTGAGTCATATGGTGACCGTGTCGTTTCTCTACATATTAAAGACATGAAAGTGGTGAATGGTAAAAAGCGTAGTATTGAAATTGGGTCAGGTGAGTTAGACATTGATGGACTACTACAGGTTGGAAATGACATAGGTGTTGAATGGTATATTATCGAACAGGAGCAATTCGATGGTGACCCGATGGAAAGCTCAGCTATTAATATTAAAAACTTACATTCACTCGTAAAACAGTAA
- a CDS encoding efflux RND transporter periplasmic adaptor subunit → MKLYRRYRLAVLMIITFLLLFPLSACSLLPKEEPVLAPPLVEPATIDYDTVTIKTGDIVKRVKGMGTIVPLDHQPLSFTQSGGRIKKIHVTKGDAVKKGQVLAEVDTGNLQYQLELARINLKKADLRLKQLQSQRSDTYTIDMAKLDQQGIEIQIRQLEGELTNSSIVSPLTGMVTFVTELKIGDLIQAFEPVVQIADTSKLQVIYTATGAEELTDIKIGMKAALSVDGKSLEGKITQTPRDVPKELLEKDPDLYQRSIFISLNDIPKEAEVGSSIDLEIITAKKENVLILPKSALRSSGGRQYVHVFVEEAKREVDIEVGIVSATEVEVISGLDEGDTVILK, encoded by the coding sequence TTGAAGCTGTATAGACGATATCGATTGGCAGTGTTGATGATTATTACATTTTTACTATTGTTTCCGTTATCAGCATGTTCACTTCTTCCTAAAGAAGAGCCTGTCCTTGCACCTCCGTTAGTAGAACCTGCAACAATCGATTATGATACGGTAACGATAAAAACGGGGGACATTGTAAAGCGAGTAAAAGGGATGGGTACGATTGTGCCGCTAGATCATCAGCCATTGTCCTTTACACAATCAGGCGGAAGAATAAAGAAAATCCATGTAACAAAGGGAGATGCTGTGAAAAAGGGTCAGGTGTTGGCAGAAGTCGATACAGGGAATCTACAGTATCAACTCGAGTTAGCAAGGATTAACTTAAAAAAGGCGGATTTACGACTAAAACAGCTCCAATCACAACGCTCTGATACATATACGATTGACATGGCGAAGTTAGATCAACAAGGCATTGAAATTCAAATCCGTCAGCTTGAGGGAGAACTAACTAACTCATCAATCGTCTCACCTCTTACAGGAATGGTTACGTTTGTAACAGAGTTAAAGATAGGCGATCTGATACAGGCATTTGAACCAGTTGTCCAGATTGCCGACACGTCTAAGCTGCAAGTCATTTATACGGCTACAGGAGCTGAAGAATTAACGGATATAAAAATTGGTATGAAAGCAGCGTTAAGTGTGGATGGTAAATCGTTAGAAGGAAAAATAACCCAAACCCCACGGGATGTCCCAAAAGAACTGTTGGAAAAAGATCCTGATCTTTATCAAAGAAGCATCTTTATCTCACTAAATGATATACCAAAGGAAGCAGAGGTAGGAAGCTCCATTGATCTTGAAATCATTACTGCGAAAAAAGAGAATGTATTAATTTTACCAAAAAGTGCGCTTCGAAGCTCAGGAGGACGTCAATATGTTCATGTGTTTGTAGAAGAAGCAAAACGCGAGGTCGATATTGAGGTAGGAATTGTATCAGCTACAGAGGTAGAAGTGATAAGTGGCTTGGATGAAGGTGATACCGTTATTTTAAAATAA
- a CDS encoding carbohydrate ABC transporter permease, with product MSSNVNLNKQQPANSPSYKKTWKQSTKDHISGYLYISPFFIIFGVFGVFPIIFTAWISFHKWNILGTKEFVGLRNYQLLFTDDPLFWKALGNTFSIWFISTLPQLFLALILAFILNSAFVKGKQFFRLAVFLPNITSVVAVAIIFGAIFGQQYGILNYLLSFFGIEPINWQGTYWGTHLAISSMVMWRWTGYNAIIYLAALQSIPKDLYEAARIDGASKAQQLFHITIPMIRPMIIFTVILSTIGGMQIFAEPLMFSGPGGGAMDQGLTMTLYLYEEAFTRNSFGYASAIAWVLFLIIVLFSLVNLFVTRRIKSAE from the coding sequence ATGTCCTCGAATGTAAATCTAAATAAACAGCAACCTGCGAATAGTCCTTCCTATAAGAAGACATGGAAGCAGTCTACGAAGGATCATATATCTGGATACTTATATATCTCTCCATTTTTTATTATATTTGGAGTGTTTGGAGTCTTTCCAATCATCTTCACAGCCTGGATCTCATTTCATAAGTGGAATATCTTAGGGACGAAAGAATTCGTTGGATTAAGAAACTATCAACTTCTCTTTACAGATGACCCTCTTTTTTGGAAAGCATTAGGAAATACCTTTAGTATTTGGTTCATTTCAACGTTACCACAGCTGTTTTTGGCACTGATTTTAGCGTTTATATTAAATTCCGCCTTTGTTAAAGGGAAACAATTCTTTCGACTAGCCGTTTTCTTACCTAATATTACGTCTGTTGTTGCAGTAGCGATTATCTTTGGGGCCATCTTTGGTCAACAATATGGAATCTTAAATTACTTGCTATCATTCTTTGGTATTGAGCCGATTAACTGGCAAGGGACCTATTGGGGAACACATCTTGCGATATCTTCCATGGTTATGTGGAGGTGGACAGGATATAATGCCATCATCTATTTAGCGGCGTTACAAAGCATTCCTAAAGATTTATATGAAGCAGCCCGGATTGACGGTGCAAGTAAAGCTCAACAGCTTTTCCATATCACCATTCCGATGATTCGTCCAATGATCATTTTTACAGTGATTTTATCAACGATTGGTGGAATGCAAATTTTTGCGGAGCCTCTTATGTTCTCAGGTCCTGGTGGTGGAGCAATGGATCAAGGCTTAACAATGACACTATACCTATATGAAGAAGCATTTACACGAAATTCCTTCGGATATGCTTCAGCAATTGCTTGGGTATTGTTCCTAATCATTGTCCTTTTCTCACTAGTGAATCTGTTTGTAACAAGACGTATAAAATCCGCTGAATAA